From the Melanotaenia boesemani isolate fMelBoe1 chromosome 9, fMelBoe1.pri, whole genome shotgun sequence genome, the window ATCCCtgactgctgctgcttcttttgAGACCTTCAAAACTTTAGTTCAGCCGAAAATATCCCAGAATCATGGCTGTGGGTGTCAGAAGTAGTTTGAACCTCTTAGTTCTCCGTCTGAAACAGGACACTTGGTAAACAAAGAGCTGCTTTACATTTACGTCaacctggtgaaaataaaaaaatactttttcaaaaaTAGTCCAAATTTGACAtctttggacattttttaaactcatgttgtggaaatcttttaaagtggacaCATCTGGCTTTGGTTCAGGGTAGCAAGTGGTCCTCAAGACCACCCATTTCAAGTCTGCTTTTAAGGTAAAGATGACAACAAGGGAGCAcgtttctttaaagaaaataagatttcaGTGCTTCTCAGGGTTGCACACAGAAACCAGGAGTGTTTTCTTCCAATCCCCTGCTACTTTCACCAGGTCCTTCCCCttgtgaccagttaacctatgACCCTGAGATTGTTTTTATAATATCTAAAGCATGCATGGGTGACTATGACAAATTCAGAAGTGCAATTATGACATTCATGAAAATTACCTGTGATTATAGGATATTAGGATTGATCATATTTACTATGATTTCTTAGAGCTGGAGGATAATGGAGGGTCTGAATAATGAGCCTACGAGAAACCACAGCAGCTTATCCAATATCATTATACCCcaagaagaggaaaataaatgatTCATTGTAAATTTCTCCAGTGAATCAGGCAGACAATCTCCTTGCTTGTGATGTCAGGCTGAAAGTTTGTTTCTCAAAGCACTCTTTATGAATACTAAGCCACAACAACATGGAAAATGTTGATTACATGAAGTTATCTCCACAAATGCAACTTAACTGGTGAACATGCAGTTGGGGAAATATGACCCGTATGTTTACCATCAAACATTTAATGCTGTATTTACTGTGTGACCATAGATTACGAGTCACTTCATAGTGGTATAAGTGACAATTACAATATTAAGAGTGAACTATCGGGGCAACTATGGGGCCCTGAAATTAATATATCAGTgtcctattttattttttcaaatatttaatttaaaccagATGCGGATTATTTTTTGctcatttcttcatgttttcctAATGTGCTTGCATTTAAATCCAATTTCCGTCTCCTTTCACTCTCCTTTCAGTTGCTCTGTGAACTTCCTACTGTCTTCCATGTGCTTTTCCCCTCTCCTTCTTTTACACAATGGGATGATCCAACTCTTCCCAGCATGTGATTGGCCAGATGATGTGCTCATCAAAATACTGCATGCTGAGCAGCAAAGTCTGAAGACGCAGCTCTCCCAACGAACGTCGACTCTTCTCATTTCTTCTGCCAAAGTGGCTAGACAGTGTCCGTCACCATGTCCATCATCAAGTCCGTCACCATGTCTGTCATCAAATCCGTCACCATGTCCGTCATCAAGTCCGTCACCATGTCCGTCATCAAGTCCGTCACCATGTCCGTCATCAAGTCCGTCACCATGTCCGTCATCAAGTCCGTCATCAAGTCCGTCACCATGTCCTTCATCAAGTCCGTCACCATGTCCCTCATCAAGTCCATCATCAAGTCCGTCACCATGTCCGTCACCATGTCCATCATCAAATCCGTCACCATGTCCGTCATCAAGTCCGTCACCATGTCCGTCATCAAGTCCGTCACCATGTCCGTCATAAAGTCCCTCACCATGTCCTTCATCAAGTCCGTCACCATGTCCCTCATCAAGTCCGTCACCATGTCCTTCATCAAGTCCATCACCATGTCCGTCATCAAGTCCGTCACCATGTCCGTCATCAAGTCCGTCACCATGTCCTTCATCAAGTCCGTCACCATGTCCGTCATCAAGTCCGTCACCATGTCCGTCATCAAGTCCGTCATCAAGTCCGTCACCATGTCCTTCATCAAGTCCGTCACCATGTCCGTCATCAAGTCGGTCACCATGTCCGTCATCAAGTCCGTCACCATGTCCGTCATCAAGTCCGTCACCATGTCCGTCATCAAGTCCGTCACCATGTCCGTCATAAAGTCCCTCACCATGTCCTTCATCAAGTCCGTCACCATGTCCGTCATCAAGTCGGTCACCATGTCCGTCATCAAGTCCGTCACCATGTCCGTCATCAAGTCCGTCACCATGTCCGTCATCAAGTCCGTCATCAAGTCCGTCACCATGTCCTTCATCAAGTCCGTCACCATGTCCGTCAT encodes:
- the LOC121646050 gene encoding uncharacterized protein LOC121646050, which codes for MVTDLMKDMVRDFMTDMVTDLMTDMVTDLMTDMVTDLMMDMVTDMVTDLMTDMVTDLMTDMVTDLMTDMVTDLMTDMVTDLMKDMVTDLMTDLMTDMVTDLMTDMVTDLMKDMVTDLMTDMVTDLMTDMVMDLMKDMVTDLMRDMVTDLMKDMVRDFMTDMVTDLMTDMVTDLMTDMVTDLMMDMVTDMVTDLMMDLMRDMVTDLMKDMVTDLMTDLMTDMVTDLMTDMVTDLMTDMVTDLMTDMVTDLMTDMVTDLMMDMVTDTV